The following is a genomic window from Caldicellulosiruptor danielii.
ATTCTGAGCAAAAAGTGTTAAATGAAATTTCAAATAAAATTCAGGAGATAGAAAAGCAACTTGGGCAAATTGCTCTTGAAAAGCATGATCTTGAAAACTACATGAAGAATATAAAAGAAAAATATTTAGAGACATTTAACGAAGAAATCCATGCTTCAAATAATGAAGTTTTTTGGACAAAAGAGAAGGAAGATGAGCTTGAAAGGTGCACAGTAGCGCTTTCTGAGCTGGGGGAAGTAAAGTTATATTCAATCGATCAGGAAAAAAGACTACAGGAAAGAATGCAATTTTTGCAAAAACAGATTGAAGATTTGCAAAAGACAACAGATGAGTTAAAAAGACTTATTAGTCATCTTGAAAAAAATATGAAAGAGATATTTTTAGAAAATTTTGAAAAAATAAAGCATTTATTTTCAGAGATATTCTTTGAACTTTTTGGCGGAGGAAGTTGTGATTTGAAGCTCGTGGGTCAGGATGGAGACCTTGGTGTAGATATTGATGTTAAGCCTCCAGGCAAAAAGCTTCAGAATATAAATCTTCTTTCGGGTGGAGAAAAGGCATTAGTTGCAATTGCACTTTTGTTTGCTTTTTTGACATTTAAAGGTTCTCTTCTGTGCATCTTAGATGAGATAGATTCAAGCTTGGATGAGGCAAATGTTCAAAGGTTTGCAAAGTATATAAAAAATTTGAATAAACAGAGCCAAATCATAATTGTTACCCATAGGAAACCTACAATGGAGATTGCTGACGTTCTATATGGTGTTACAATGGAAGAACGAGGTGTTTCAAAAGTTTTATCGCTAAACATTGAAAAAATACAGAAAGGATGATAGAAGATGGGATTTTTTGATAGACTTAAAGAAGGTCTTTCAAAGACCAAAAAGAATTTTACTGAAAAGGTCGAAAGCTTATTAAAATCATTCAAGCAGGTAGACGATGAACTTTTTGAAGAACTTGAAGAGGTTTTGGTACTCTCAGATGTTGGTGTTAAAACATCTCAAAAAATAATAGAAAATCTCAAAGAGAGGGTTAAAAAAGAAAAAATTTCTGAAGCTCAAGCTATAAAAGAACTTTTAAAAGAGGAGATGCTGAACATTATTAATCTTGAAAACAAATTAAGTGAAAAGTATCCCCTCATAATCCTAATGGTTGGAGTAAATGGTGTGGGCAAGACGACATCTATAGGAAAAATTGCAAATTTATTGAAAACAAATGGTAAAAAAGTTTTAATTGCGGCAGCAGACACATTTAGAGCAGCAGCTGCAGAACAGCTTGAGATTTGGGCAAAAAGGGTTGGATGTGACATTATAAAGCATGTGGAGGGTGCTGACCCGGCAGCTGTTGTGTTCGACGGTATCCAAGCAATGAGGGCAAGAAAGGCTGATGTTTTGATAGTAGACACGGCTGGAAGACTTCATACCAAGAAAAACTTGATTGAAGAGCTCAAAAAGATTGACCGGGTGATAAATCAGCAAATGCCAGAAGCTACAAAAGAGACTTTGCTTGTGATTGATGCAACCACCGGGCAAAATGCTTTGGTCCAAGCAAAAGAGTTTCACCAGGCAGTCAATATTTCTGGAATTGTACTTACAAAGCTTGATGGTACGGCAAAAGGTGGTATTGTGATTTCCATATGTGATGAACTCAAGATTCCGGTAAAGTTTGTAGGTGTGGGAGAAAAGATAGATGACCTTCAATATTTTAATGCAAAAGAGTTTGTAGATGCTCTTTTTGAAAACTAAAAAGGTCTCAAGGCTGGGCAAATACCCAGCCTTTTATTCATCTTCGTATAGAGACTCTTCTATTTTTTCCAAATCTTTAATCCAAATCTCTTTTCCCCAAAAATCAATTAGTCCTTCTTCTTTCATTTTTATGAGTTCTCTTGAAAGTGAAGGCCTTTGTACATTAAAAATCTTAGCAAGCTCTTTCTTTGTAAAACTGAGTCTTAATTTTACAGTTTTTTGTTTTTTGTACTCTTCAATTAAAAAATTACAAATCTTTTGTCTCAAAGTAGAAAGTGTATTTTCTTTAAGTTTTGTGTTCAAAAGAAGAATTCTATCTGAAAGGAGATTTAAAAAGTTATATAAGAACTTTTCGTTCTTTTTGCACATTTCAATTATGGCATGCTTTGGAATAAATATAACTTCTGTTTTTGTTTTTGAAA
Proteins encoded in this region:
- a CDS encoding Crp/Fnr family transcriptional regulator, whose product is MNLEMVCQSKLFKTMDQSEIKEILDSFHILKKDFEKDQVIVLEDDECSFIGLILCGMVEVKKSSVSGKEYTITTLSQGDTFGEAVVFSSANTFPATIVSKTKTEVIFIPKHAIIEMCKKNEKFLYNFLNLLSDRILLLNTKLKENTLSTLRQKICNFLIEEYKKQKTVKLRLSFTKKELAKIFNVQRPSLSRELIKMKEEGLIDFWGKEIWIKDLEKIEESLYEDE
- the ftsY gene encoding signal recognition particle-docking protein FtsY, with the protein product MGFFDRLKEGLSKTKKNFTEKVESLLKSFKQVDDELFEELEEVLVLSDVGVKTSQKIIENLKERVKKEKISEAQAIKELLKEEMLNIINLENKLSEKYPLIILMVGVNGVGKTTSIGKIANLLKTNGKKVLIAAADTFRAAAAEQLEIWAKRVGCDIIKHVEGADPAAVVFDGIQAMRARKADVLIVDTAGRLHTKKNLIEELKKIDRVINQQMPEATKETLLVIDATTGQNALVQAKEFHQAVNISGIVLTKLDGTAKGGIVISICDELKIPVKFVGVGEKIDDLQYFNAKEFVDALFEN